From Schistocerca cancellata isolate TAMUIC-IGC-003103 chromosome 6, iqSchCanc2.1, whole genome shotgun sequence, a single genomic window includes:
- the LOC126190986 gene encoding trypsin delta-like, whose amino-acid sequence MQKCSCLLLLVLAVAFCHAGLVRPRKVPKLWRPRLSGRIVGGSAVSISQYPWQLYFEANGSPCGASIISSNWALSAAHCVEGVSLTSLQLRAGTSTRGSGGSVHSVSGGQSHSSYNSATVDYDICVLQVSNAFSFGSNVQAVSLTSSEPSAGTSVTVSGFGALSSGGLSSNLQAVTVQIIDRNTCNAAYGSITSRMICAGVTGGGKDACQGDSGGPLVSGSTQVGIVSFGTGCGLAAYPGVYANVANLRSWIQSATGV is encoded by the exons ATGCAGAAGTGTAGCtgcctgctgctgctggtgctggctGTGGCGTTCTGCCACGCCGGCCTTGTCCGTCCCAGGAAGGTCCCCAAGCTGTGGCGGCCTCGCCTCTCGGGCAGAATCGTGGGCGGGTCTGCGGTCAGCATCTCGCAGTATCCCTGGCAGCTCTACTTCGAGGC GAACGGCTCCCCGTGCGGAGCGTCCATCATCAGCAGCAACTGGGCGCTGTCGGCGGCCCACTGCGTGGAGGGCGTGTCGCTGACCAGCCTCCAACTGCGAGCCGGCACCTCGACCAGGGGCAGCGGCGGCAGCGTACACTCCGTGTCCGGTGGGCAGTCGCACTCCAGCTACAACTCGGCCACCGTCGACTACGACATCTGCGTGCTGCAGGTGTCCAACGCCTTCAGCTTCGGCTCCAACGTGCAGGCCGTCTCCCTGACGTCGTCGGAGCCTTCGGCGGGAACCTCCGTCACCGTCTCCGGGTTTGGGGCGCTGAGCTCTGGCGGATTGTCGTCGAACCTGCAGGCCGTCACCGTCCAGATCATAGACCGCAACACGTGCAACGCCGCTTACGGCAGCATCACCTCCCGCATGATCTGCGCCGGCGTCACGGGCGGAGGCAAGGACGCCTGCCAGGGAGACAGCGGCGGACCTCTGGTGTCAGGCTCCACGCAGGTCGGCATCGTCTCGTTCGGCACTGGATGCGGCCTGGCCGCCTATCCAGGGGTCTACGCCAACGTCGCTAATCTCCGCTCTTGGATCCAGTCTGCTACTGGCGTGTGA